A window of Panicum virgatum strain AP13 chromosome 8K, P.virgatum_v5, whole genome shotgun sequence contains these coding sequences:
- the LOC120643682 gene encoding uncharacterized protein LOC120643682 isoform X3 — translation MSSHRSPISRRGVGRLHSTGSPTKALDLSWVQDGMDRNTACRFAIRIPSYQEHGTHVIHATCNKNWVRDKDTISWMDFYTDLDAEIKRSSAQTLSVSFWDKVACEYSDIDSDSSLLAAIDMYGDIRRLPVVVSVINQPNHNSSLCSEVDIVDMKSNQLLICSTEIKSDLVDSAPDLVTNETNYPDFRTNDPWGENDEIEYVGVDDEPVEPAEPASNIGFDYIPDTDEEDNDDCAIDDEESCDVVEHITDLENPKIAVGVTFEDRDTFMRAIRQYAILNEVEIVARYNEARRYRGYCKVKKCKWRIHVSQLQDERTWQIKKMPNKHYCKSTSKVQNNCMANQFWVRDRVIQWLRQDPTIGASALKNKLEEKYLIKLSYWIVYNGRGLALDEVLGKWEDSFDYAFAFKAEIEKGPWQHSRDRL, via the exons ATGTCGTCGCATCGATCCCCAATTTCCCGACGTGGTGTGGGGCGGCTACACAGCACCGGATCTCCGACGAAAGCGCTGGATTTGTCATGGGTTCAAGATGG GATGGACCGCAACACGGCTTGTAGATTTGCCATCCGCATCCCTAGCTATCAGGAGCATGGTACACATGTGATTCATGCCACCTGCAATAAGAACTGGGTTCGTGATAAGGATACAATTTCATGGATGGATTTCTATACTGACTTAGATGCTGAGATAAAGCGAAGCAGTGCCCAAACTTTATCGGTGAGCTTTTGGGACAAGGTTGCATGTGAGTATAGCGACATTGATTCTGATTCCTCATTGCTTGCTGCAATTGATATGTATGGGGACATTAGACGGCTTCCTGTGGTAGTTTCAGTCATTAACCAGCCCAATCATAATAGCAGTTTATGTAGTGAAGTTGATATTGTTGATATGAAATCAAATCAGCTTTTGATATGCAGCACTGAAATCAAATCAGATCTAGTTGACAGTGCACCTGATCTTGTTACTAATGAGACTAATTATCCTGATTTTCGTACCAATGATCCTTGGGGTGAAAATGATGAAATAGAGTACGTTGGAGTAGATGATGAGCCTGTTGAGCCTGCTGAACCTGCTTCTAACATTGGCTTTGATTACATTCCTGACACTGATGAAGAAGATAATGATGACTGTGCTATTGATGATGAGGAAAGTTGTGATGTGGTTGAGCATATAACTGACTTAGAAAACCCCAAGATTGCTGTTGGGGTGACATTTGAAGATAGAGACACTTTCATGAGAGCTATTAGACAGTATGCTATTCTGAATGAGGTTGAAATTGTAGCTCGTTATAATGAAGCAAGGAGGTATAGAGGATATTGTAAAGTCAAGAAGTGCAAGTGGAGAATACATGTATCACAACTGCAGGATGAAAGGACATGGCAGATTAAGAAGATGCCTAACAAGCATTATTGCAAGAGCACTAGTAAAGTACAGAACAATTGCATGGCTAATCAATTCTGGGTTAGGGATAGAGTAATCCAATGGTTGAGACAAGATCCCACAATTGGAGCTTCTGCTTTGAAGAACAAGTTGGAGGAGAAGTACTTGATCAAGTTGTCATACTGGATTGTCTACAATGGCAGGGGGTTAGCACTTGATGAGGTCTTGGGCAAATGGGAGGATAGTTTTGACTATGCTTTTGCATTCAAGGCAGAGATAGAGAAAGGCCCCTGGCAGCATAGTAGAGATAGATTGTGA
- the LOC120646112 gene encoding uncharacterized protein LOC120646112, whose translation MWQVFSIKLVKLPVDGGPVELYGYIAARDHVDSLLNYIVNISRDESKRTRPRCSFIPMTGPKRGIDLTETVLIEYDVRIKTGDREEDDQQLIDGASLLDPLITYREPVACRIHGNNSAVDVTNMHAYYAVDATVEVVVFKVQSSFDLCVSYFTGGLHEEIRLFDGMIVGSQALTRHVIAVTAYECLDLKLKVGPVSCEEEHCRSFKVMDDGYASQQIKTKFASIFVKVTWPAASI comes from the exons ATGTGGCAAGTTTTCTCAATTAAGTTGGTTAAACTTCCCGTGGATGGTGGCCCTGTGGAATTGTATGGATACATTGCGGCGCGTGATCATGTGGATTCATTACTTAATTATATCGTCAATATTAGCAGGGATGAGAGCAAAAGAACACGCCCCCGC TGTTCCTTCATTCCAATGACTGGCCCTAAGAGAGGGATTGATTTGACTGAAACCGTTCTAATTGAATATGACGTGAGGATTAAGACAGGAGAtagagaagaagatgatcaaCAACTGATTGATGGGGCATCGCTCTTGGACCCACTGATCACATACCGTGAACCAGTGGCATGTCGCATACATGGAAATAATAGCGCAGTTGACGTGACTAACATGCATGCTTACTACGCGGTGGATGCGACAGTGGAGGTTGTTGTGTTCAAAGTGCAGAGTAGTTTTGATTTGTGTGTCAGCTATTTTACCGGTGGATTACATGAGGAGATTCGGCTCTTTGATGGTATGATTGTGGGGTCACAAGCTTTAACGAGGCATGTGATTGCTGTTACGGCATACGAgtgtttggatttgaagttGAAGGTAGGTCCAGTGTCTTGTGAGGAAGAACATTGCCGTTCCTTCAAAGTGATGGACGATGGATACGCCAGTCAGCAAATAAAGACCAAGTTCGCCTCAATCTTTGTGAAGGTGACTTGGCCGGCTGCTAGTATTTAG
- the LOC120643682 gene encoding uncharacterized protein LOC120643682 isoform X1 — protein MRFSKMFVALRTCIDGFKNGCRPYLGIDSTALTGRWKGQLAAAIGIDGHNWMFPVAYGVFRSETQDNWGWFMNKLAMAIGSPPGLVISTDAGKGIDIALTKVFTNGVEHRECMRHLYKNFKKRYRGKIFEKNLWPAARAYRKDIFDNHYNIMKASSTKAMKWIEDNHKHLWARCYFSTASKCDYVTNNIAEAFNNWIKHDKSLPVIELMDTIRQKIMEKLYQRRTLAMKLTSKVLPHIIKSLNAKSRGLVGYSIHKSVGHMAEISGVYRDLTPWRHIVNLEQRTCTCKRWELTGLPCNHAISLICSYRGLELEDYVDSCYFVSKFKSAYEGWMEPIPDKSMWPQVQLEFKLWPPVLKRAAGRPRSRRIKSVAEGGSKKRKRCKRCGQLGHMQKTCNETVYDSDDPPPAQPKPNSNKAKKEKVAANTSTPKNKRTKKEKVAASTSTPKNKRTKKEKVATSTSTPKNKKTKKQVNTKVGASPSTLEKLLYAPSTPTSPFDLKCSPGALTRSRARRIAVEEAEVHGTMALAYLMNA, from the exons ATGAGATTTAGTAAGATGTTTGTTGCTTTGAGGACATGTATTGATGgattcaaaaatgggtgcagaCCATATTTGGGCATTGACTCCACTGCTCTTACTGGAAGGTGGAAGGGGCAGCTAGCTGCAGCTATAGGCATTGATGGACATAACTGGATGTTTCCCGTGGCATATGGTGTATTTAGATCAGAGACACAAGATAATTGGGGCTGGTTCATGAACAAGCTTGCAATGGCAATTGGATCTCCACCTGGACTTGTCATTTCAACTGATGCTGGGAAAGGTATTGACATAGCATTGACAAAAGTCTTCACCAATGGTGTAGAGCATAGGGAATGCATGAGGCATCTTTACAAAAATTTTAAGAAGCGATATCGTGGAAAGATCTTTGAAAAGAACCTCTGGCCAGCTGCAAGAGCTTACAGGAAGGACATATTTGACAATCACTATAACATCATGAAGGCATCATCCACAAAAGCAATGAAATGGATTGAGGACAATCACAAGCACTTATGGGCAAGATGTTATTTCTCTACAGCTAGCAAGTGTGACTATGTGACCAATAACATTGCTGAAGCCTTCAATAACTGGATAAAACATGACAAGTCACTGCCTGTGATAGAACTGATGGATACAATTAGACAAAAAATCATGGAGAAATTGTATCAAAGAAGAACTCTAGCCATGAAGTTGACTAGTAAAGTGCTGCCACACATAATAAAGTCTCTCAATGCAAAGAGTAGAGGACTGGTTGGATATTCAATCCACAAAAGTGTTGGTCACATGGCAGAGATCAGTGGTGTTTATAGGGATTTGACACCTTGGAGACATATTGTTAATCTGGAACAAAGAACTTGCACATGTAAGAGATGGGAGCTCACTGGACTCCCATGTAATCATGCAATCAGTTTGATATGCTCTTATAGGGGTCTAGAGTTGGAGGATTATGTCGACAGCTGCTACTTTGTGTCAAAGTTCAAATCAGCATATGAAGGTTGGATGGAACCAATACCAGACAAGAGTATGTGGCCTCAAGTACAACTAGAATTCAAGCTGTGGCCTCCAGTACTCAAGAGGGCAGCAGGTAGACCAAGGAGTAGGAGAATAAAATCAGTTGCTGAGGGTGGTagcaagaaaagaaagagatgcAAGAGATGTGGTCAGTTGGGACATATGCAAAAAACTTGCAATGAGACAGTGTATGACTCAGATGATCCACCTCCTGCACAACCAAAACCAAACAGTAACAAAGCCAAGAAGGAGAAAGTAGCAGCCAACACAAGCACACCTAAAAATAAGAGGACCAAGAAGGAGAAAGTAGCAGCCAGCACAAGCACACCTAAAAATAAGAGGACCAAGAAGGAGAAAGTAGCAACCAGCACAAGCACACCTAAAAATAAGAAGACCAAGAAGCAAGTGAACACAAAAGTAGGAGCCAgcccaagtacactagagaagCTGCTATATGCACCATCAACACCAACTAGCCCATTTGATCTAAAGTGTAGTCCTGGAGCACTAACTAGGAG CCGAGCTAGGAGAATTGCAGTGGAGGAGGCTGAGGTGCATGGAACAATGGCACTTGCCTATCTAATGAATGCCTGA
- the LOC120643682 gene encoding uncharacterized protein LOC120643682 isoform X2, producing MTQSAPPRSQLSLMSSHRSPISRRGVGRLHSTGSPTKALDLSWVQDGMDRNTACRFAIRIPSYQEHGTHVIHATCNKNWVRDKDTISWMDFYTDLDAEIKRSSAQTLSVSFWDKVACEYSDIDSDSSLLAAIDMYGDIRRLPVVVSVINQPNHNSSLCSEVDIVDMKSNQLLICSTEIKSDLVDSAPDLVTNETNYPDFRTNDPWGENDEIEYVGVDDEPVEPAEPASNIGFDYIPDTDEEDNDDCAIDDEESCDVVEHITDLENPKIAVGVTFEDRDTFMRAIRQYAILNEVEIVARYNEARRYRGYCKVKKCKWRIHVSQLQDERTWQIKKMPNKHYCKSTSKVQNNCMANQFWVRDRVIQWLRQDPTIGASALKNKLEEKYLIKLSYWIVYNGRGLALDEVLGKWEDSFDYAFAFKAEIEKGPWQHSRDRL from the exons ATGACGCAGTCTGCACCCCCTCGCTCGCAG CTTAGTCTGATGTCGTCGCATCGATCCCCAATTTCCCGACGTGGTGTGGGGCGGCTACACAGCACCGGATCTCCGACGAAAGCGCTGGATTTGTCATGGGTTCAAGATGG GATGGACCGCAACACGGCTTGTAGATTTGCCATCCGCATCCCTAGCTATCAGGAGCATGGTACACATGTGATTCATGCCACCTGCAATAAGAACTGGGTTCGTGATAAGGATACAATTTCATGGATGGATTTCTATACTGACTTAGATGCTGAGATAAAGCGAAGCAGTGCCCAAACTTTATCGGTGAGCTTTTGGGACAAGGTTGCATGTGAGTATAGCGACATTGATTCTGATTCCTCATTGCTTGCTGCAATTGATATGTATGGGGACATTAGACGGCTTCCTGTGGTAGTTTCAGTCATTAACCAGCCCAATCATAATAGCAGTTTATGTAGTGAAGTTGATATTGTTGATATGAAATCAAATCAGCTTTTGATATGCAGCACTGAAATCAAATCAGATCTAGTTGACAGTGCACCTGATCTTGTTACTAATGAGACTAATTATCCTGATTTTCGTACCAATGATCCTTGGGGTGAAAATGATGAAATAGAGTACGTTGGAGTAGATGATGAGCCTGTTGAGCCTGCTGAACCTGCTTCTAACATTGGCTTTGATTACATTCCTGACACTGATGAAGAAGATAATGATGACTGTGCTATTGATGATGAGGAAAGTTGTGATGTGGTTGAGCATATAACTGACTTAGAAAACCCCAAGATTGCTGTTGGGGTGACATTTGAAGATAGAGACACTTTCATGAGAGCTATTAGACAGTATGCTATTCTGAATGAGGTTGAAATTGTAGCTCGTTATAATGAAGCAAGGAGGTATAGAGGATATTGTAAAGTCAAGAAGTGCAAGTGGAGAATACATGTATCACAACTGCAGGATGAAAGGACATGGCAGATTAAGAAGATGCCTAACAAGCATTATTGCAAGAGCACTAGTAAAGTACAGAACAATTGCATGGCTAATCAATTCTGGGTTAGGGATAGAGTAATCCAATGGTTGAGACAAGATCCCACAATTGGAGCTTCTGCTTTGAAGAACAAGTTGGAGGAGAAGTACTTGATCAAGTTGTCATACTGGATTGTCTACAATGGCAGGGGGTTAGCACTTGATGAGGTCTTGGGCAAATGGGAGGATAGTTTTGACTATGCTTTTGCATTCAAGGCAGAGATAGAGAAAGGCCCCTGGCAGCATAGTAGAGATAGATTGTGA